The Streptomyces sp. R28 region AGGAGGAAAGCGGACACGCTGTCCGCCCATTCCTGGACCCTGTTCACGCACAAGCTCTGCAGCGCATCTCCTTGCGGCACGTCCTCCCAGGACCCTTTTGCGTTTACCCAGGCGAGGGCACGCAGAACGCGGACGTCCTCCACGTTGCGGTGGTCGATCGAGATCAGCGCGGTCTGCAGGGCACTGCCGTCCAGTGCGATCGAGGTTTTGGCATCAAAGCTCGGCGTGAATTCCGCCCTTGCCTTGGTCCAGTCTCCGCTGTCTCCTCCGTATCCGTCTTCGAGTCCCAGACAGCCGATGACGGCGGTGTGCACGATCTTCCGGAGATCGTTGCGGTGGCTCTGCACAAGCTGGCCGGTCTTGTGCCATTCGTCGACCGCCTGGACCAGAGTCGGCTTCGAAGCCGCCGGGGACGGACGCGCGGGTGCCGACGTGGGCGGGGGCGGCGTCGGGGGGGCCACCACAATCGGTGTCTGCGTACCGTTCAAGGGCAGGACGGGTTCTTGCACTGCCGGCCGATGCGGGAGGGTCTGCTGCTCGGTTATGAGGTCAGGCAGGGGCGGGATGGCGAATGCTTCGTGGATCGTCGGGTGAAGGTTCTGCGGCCCGTGGCCTGGTCCCCAGAAACGCACCATCCGCACGCGACGCTCGGAGAGTTCGGGGTCACCTGGCGTGCGCAGCCGGACCTGGTCCTCGACGTTGTCGAGGATGTCCAGCGCACCGGTGCGGAAGTCGCTCTCGAATCCGGTGCTGGGAAAGCGGCCTTCGTCGAGTTCGGTCTGGTCGCGGTGGAGGACGGGGCGCAGGACGCGGGTCAGCACGTCGCGGGCGACGAAGGCATCACCCTTGGACTGGCTGCGGATGGCCCGATCGAGTGCCGTCCTGCTGAACGGGAACAGGCCGACGCCTTCAACCTCCCCGAACGCCTGGTGGCACTTGTCCCGGACGGGGCACTGCTGACAGTGGTTGGGCTCCGGGCGCTCGTCCGTGCGGTGCTTGTCGATCTCCTGGGAGCCGACGCGTACTGCGTTGAGGTAACGGGCGGCGAACCGTGCGGGGTCGAACGGGGCTGTCATATCCGCGGGAAGTTCAAGATCGAAGACCTTGTAGGTCCGCGTGTACACCGTCTCCGGCATCTGGTTGACGAAGTAACCAGTGGTGACGGCCATGACGACACGCATTGGGCACAGGGCGAGCGTCTCGGTGGGCAGCAGGGTGATTGCGTCGATGAGGCCGCCCTGGATGCCTTGGAAGATCGAGAAGTCCTCGATCAGGAGGAGGAGTTCCAGCCCCTGCCTTTGCAGGTCGAGGCGTAGTTCGACGAGGAGTTGCTTGAGGTCGTCTCCCCCGATCCCGAAGACCTCGCTGACCGCCGGCCCGAGTTGCTCGTTGAGCATCTTCGCTGCCAGGTCCCGCAGGGGGGCGTCGCTGGCGAGTGCGCTGGCGACACTGGCGGCGTCGACTCCGGCCCTGCTGACATCGTCGACCGAGAGGTCCAGGTCTGCCGCGGTAAAGCCGAACGCGTCCTCCTTGTCCTCGGAACCCTTGCCGGAGAGCTTTTCCCGGACCAGACGCGCGATGGGACCGTTGTCGGTGAGCAGTCGCCTGCGGAAGACGAGGTCGCCCAGCAGTGCGGGCAGGCCCTCCGCGGAGGCGAGGAAGGCGCGGAGGTCGTTCTCCTCGGGTGTGCCGTCTTTGTCTGCTCCGCGGGTCTCGACCAGGACAGCCAACTCGTTGCGCAGGCGCAGTTGTGCTGTGGTTTCGTCCGCGGCAGCGTCCGAAGCAGCGGCGACCTTGGCACGCACCTCCGCGGCGCGTTCGCTGGTGGCGTGTTCTAGGATGAGTTCGAGGATCCCGCGCAGCGACATGCGGTGTTTGGGGACAAAGATCAGCCGAGTCGCGTCGTTGGGCTTCAGGTTGATGCGAAGCCAGCGGATCAAGTGCGACTTGCCTGTGCCCGACTTCCCGAGGATGGGGATGATGGGCTGGTCCGCCGGCAGTTCCTCGACGGCGCGCCGCAGGTTGTGTTCGTCGACGATGGTGCCGCCGACAGCGCTGTCCACCCGGTCGCGCAGGAGGATCGGGATCGAGGTGTGCGTGGCGAGGAAGACCCCGTTGGAGGTGCTCTCCGCCTCGACTGGAATGATGGCCGGGGCCTCACGGGCCTCCCAGCATGCAGCAGGAAGAGTGCCCCGCCAGGTCATCGTTTTCCTCCTTGAACCAGGGTGACGTGTGTTTGACGTTGGCTGTCGAATCGCGACAGCCGGATGCCGTCGGCGTCCGGCAGGGTGTCGAAGACGAGTCGGCCGCGGTCTTGCAAGATGCGCAGCGCCTGGCCTACCGAACTGTCGGCACAGTCTTGTGCGATGCCCGGGTCGGGGTCTCCGTCGGGAAGGTACGCCACGAGGGAGGCGCGGACGAGACCGCCGTACAGCACAGGCAGTTTGGCCGCCAACTGGCCCAGGAATTCGGCGATGGGCATCTGTCCGGCAGGCAATTCGTCCAAGACGTCGTTGATCGCCACGACGGGGAGGGGCACAAGTCCCGATCTGGCCTGTACGAGCGAAGGCGCCGCGAGGCCAAGTGCCTGTCCCCATCGGGTGACGGCACCCCAGCGTGTGTCGTTGGTGATGGCCCAGGTTTCATTGTCCGGGTCCGGGAACTGCGCGTGCTGGAGGGCCTGAACGCCGCTGGTCCACGACAAGGGACGCCCGAGCGCATCCTGCGCGAGGAACCACGACATCGCTCTCAGCAGATCACGTGCCCCGCCGGTGAGGCTCTCTCCCGGGCCGGTCTGCCACGGGTCTCCGTCTCGGTCCAGATCGAGGGCATGCTTTTGAAGTGTCCGGCGGAACGCCGCCGGCGACAGGGTGCCTCCTGTGGCAGCGACAGTGTCGCTCACGGTGATCACACCGGCCGTGTCGCTGCAGAGCATCCCGATTGCCCGGAAGGTGTACACGGTGTGCGCGACACCTTCAAAGGAGGAACTGTCCTCGTTCAGGCCTGGCGGTCTGAACGCCTCGATCAACTCTTCCTCGGTCCAGACCCGTCGAGATCCGGTAAGGAAGTTGATGATGGAGCGGCCAAGCGCCGGAAGGCTGCGCGGTGGGTTCAGAACAGCCATCAGAGTCTCCTGAGGAAGTCGTCAATGGTCCAGTGAGGGCTGCGGATGCTTTTGATGAGGGCATCTGGATAGGCCGGGTCGGGCATGTCTTCCGGGACGACCACGACGCGCAGCGGTCCGCTGGTGGGGGCGAGCCACGACAGGGGCGGCGTCTGCCCGTGGTCCATCAGGATCAGACTCGGCACCGAGAGGCGCGCAGGTACCCCGCCGGTGCGCAGGGGGTCCACGACGACCAGGCCCTCGTCGGCGAACCGCGAGGCCGTACGGATGGCCGGGAGCCCAAGCAGTGCGTCGGGGGCGACGATGCCGCGTACGCCGTTGGTGACGCATGACTGGATGAGGTTGCTCAGGGCAGTTCTGAGGCGTCCGCTGGAGTAGGTGACCACGATGCTGGGGTGGCCAGCGGCCAGGTTCGCCAGGGCCGCGCTGGGGCTTCTGCCGAGATCTGGCATGAGCGCTTCTGCGACGAGGGGACGCGCGGTGTGCAAGATGGGCTGGTGCGCGTGCCCCTCTGCCGGGCATCCGGAGCACGCGGGCGCCACGTTCTGGCTGGCCCCCATCGCACCTATGCCCGTGTAGGTGTACTCCTCACTCAGTACGCGTCCCCAGCATTCTCTTCTTTCCAGCAGGCGGGTGATGCGCGCCGTTGAGGTTGCTTCGGCGTTCTTGATCTCCGCGCGGGTCCGCTGCAGGGCAGCCTCGAGAGTCTCTTGGTCCAGGTTGGCCACGTGCGGTCTGAGCCGTACCGGGACGTGGCTCACGAAGGCCGTCCACTCCTTGTCGAACCGTGCTTGCCACGCCTGCTCGGACTCGCCGGGTATGCGTTCGACCACCGGAGGGGCCAGCCTTGTGATGGTGATGAGGTTGGCACGTTCCATAAGGACGAGCGTGTTGCGGTTCCACAGTTGATTGGCGTCCGAGGGCTCGTCGCCGTGCTCGGGTACCACCGTGGTGTCCAGGACCAGACCGTTGCCCGCCTCCTTCGGGGACAGGTCCTGATCCCGCATGGCTTGCCATCGGTTCCACGCCTTGACGTCCCCGATCACGGTCGCGTTTTCGACTTGCTGGCCTTCGGCCGCGTCAGGGAGGGCGGGAAGCCAGACAGACAGCGCCGCGTGGCCGTCACGTCCCGCGCGGCCGACTTCCTGGTAGAAGCGGTCGACCGAGGCGGGGACGCACGCATGCACCACGGTACGGACGTCGCTCTGGTCCACCCCCAGACCGAAAGCGCTGGTGCCGACCACGATGTCGGTCGTTGTCGGCCCGTCGTCGCCGGACCATCCACGCATGATGCCAAGACGCTCAGCAGAACCGAGGCCTCCGTGGAAAACGGCGGTGCGTGCAAACCCGGCGGCCCGCAGACGCTCAGCGATGGTCCTGGCGGGCTCCTTCTTGGTGGTGTAGATGATCGCCGGCCGCGGAAGGTGGTGCATCGCTTCGACAAGGCGTTCCATCCGGGCACCGGAGGACGTGGTAGTGCCCAGGAAGTACCGCAGTTCGGAGCGCAGAAAGGTCGACCCGACGAACAGTGACTCGGCGCTGCCCGCGAAGAGTTGATCGTTGAGTTGGAGGCTGGGCGCCGACAGCGTTGCGGACAGAAGTGTGACGCGTGGCGGGGGGTGCCCGGCCCCGGTGGCGAGTTCTCGCAGTTCTCCCACGAGCGAGGCGACGATCTGGAACTCCGGACGAAAGCTCAAGCCCCACAGGCGTACCAGGTGCGCCTCGTCGATGACCAGGTTGGTGAGTTGGCCGGACGCTGCAAGGGTGCGCAGCGTCGCGGTGAATCCGCGTACAAGGGCTTCGGGGGAAGTGAGGAGGATCCGCTGCCTTCCCTCGCGCAGGCGTTCCTTGATGGCTGCGCGTTCCTCGCTGACGCGGTCGCTGTGATAGGCCAGTTCGCGGGGGAGCACGGACGCCGGGAATCGTTTGCGCATGTGGCGTTCCTGGTCGAGCGCCAGGGCGATGGTGGGCAGCACCACGATGGTGGTTCCGCGCTGCCGGAGCAGCCCAGGGGCCAGACCGACGAGGGATTTACCCGTGCCGGTGGGCAGGACGACGTGCAGGGTGGATGCCGGATCGGCCAGGGAGGCGGTCCGCACCGCGCTGGCTTGGCTGCGTGAGCGGTAGTGATCGATGTCGGGAGCGATCGCGTGCAGGGCTGGATCGACGGGCACCGGACTGTTCGGGCGAGCGCTGGTCTCCACCGTCGTGTTGTCGGCGAAGACGAACGGACCGGGGCTTGCGCAGGCGAGATCGATCCAGCGGGGGTCGCCGTGGAGCCAGTCAGGCGTCCAGGCGTCGCCGAGGCGCACGGTGTGCCGTGTGGCGCCGAACCGTTCGACACGCAGGTGCGCTCGCTGGAGCGCCTGCAGGTCGATTCCGCGGTCGTGGAGGTTGATCTCCAGTTCGTGGTGGCGCTGGCCCGTCACGCCGGCTTGATGGCGGAGCATCTGAGCCAGCAGGGCGGCGATGTCGCCGCTGAAGGCGGGCCCGGCAAGGGGTGAGCGCCAGGCATCGGCGAACCGGCGGTGGGGGCCGGTGAGCTGTTCTGTCGATGCCTCCTTTCCCAGGACCATGCGCTGGATGATGTCGAGTTGAGCGGTCACACGCACCCGTCCTGCTCCGGGCTGCGGCCCGAGACCACGACCACACCGGTGCTGTCCAGGCGGAGCGACGGTGTCTGGAGGGCTGTCATGAGCGCTTGGCCCGCCAGCGCTTCCGTTTCCACTTCTTCCTCCAGTTCAGCGCGCTCGTTTCCCTCCGAGCGCGCGGCACGCAGTCTCAACTGCCGCAGTCGGGTGGCGATGTCGGTCTCGGCCATGGCCAGGGCCCGGGTGCGGGTCGCCTCTACGGCGTCGTTGCTGTGGACCAGGCGCTGGGCACTGTGTTCAGCAGCTCGCCAGCGCGGCGCCCATTGGTCGGCCGGGATGAATGCGTATGCGTGTTTGATGCGCTCTGAGTTGAGTGCGTAGTCGCCTCCGGGCTCTGCGGGCGTCGGCTTGGCATAGCGCGCCTGCAGGGCGTCGAGGTGGCGCCCGTCGGTGATGGGTGTGCCATCTGCGTCGGTCCACACGGTCGCAATGAGCGGCGGGAAGAGCGCGTCGGCGCGGCGTCGCAGCGACGGCAAGTCCACCAGGTCGCTGGTCCAGGCTGCAGCAAGTTGGTCGAGCAGGTCGCTTTCCGGGCTGGCCTGCAACGGCTGCGCTTCGATGGCGTAGTCGAAGCGGTAGGCAAGGCGCTCTGCGTAGGGCCAGGTGGGGATCCACCGCCACATGCCGAAGGCTCTCCCCCGGTCGTCGTTCCACAGGAAGTCGGACACGGCATCGATGAACTGATCGCCGTAGCGGTAGAGGCGGACGTCTTCGTGCTCGACGGCCACTTTGCGCACGAAGGTGCCGCGGTGTCCTGCGAGCGGCACGAAGTCGCGCTGCAGTCGCGCTGCGGATACCAGCGGCATCTGGACGTGTCCGGCTGCCAGCCGGCTGACGGGTTCGTAGCTGCCGATCGCATGGGCGGGGTCGCCTGCGGGGGCGAACCGCAGGTTCCCGGCCGCCCGCCGCGAGGACAGCAGTGCATCGGTGACGTCGGCGAACGAGGCTGCCTGACTCTCCGATGCCATCATCCGTCCGTACACCGAGCGCTCGTCAGCGGGTGCTTCGATGCTGTCCAGGGCGTCCTGTTCCTGTACGCGCTTGACCTCGTCCTCGAGCATGGTGCGGACCATGCGGATGGCGTCGGGTGCGGCATCGGCACCGTGCTCGAACAGCAGGTCCCAGGCGGCGTCTGTGGCGGCGTCCACCGCATGCTGCAGGCTGGCTATCGACGTGTCGAAGACGGCGAACCCTTCGCTGAGGATCTGCATCCACGCTGCGGCAAACGACTGCGGGTCGGTCGTCTCGGCCACCCAGTAGGAGCGCCAGGCGCCGCCTTCGCGACGGGCGTCCCAGCGGTCGCACCGGCCGATACGCTGCTCGAGGCGGTTCGCCCTGGGCGGCAGGCCCACGTGGATGAGGAGATCGGCGAACTGGAGGTTGCGTCCTTCTTCCGCTGAGTGATCGGCAACGAGGACGGCTGCCATCCGGCTCTGCTCGAAATCCCGCACTGCCTGCTCGGAGGCTGCGGGCGAGTCGCTCGCCAGGTGCTGGTAGACAGCCCCGGGAAGCACTTCCTTGAACGCGCCGACCAACTCCCCTGCCAACTGCGGGGTCGGGCAGAAGACGACCACCCGCTCACGTGCTTTGAACAGGTAGGTCAGTGCGTCGGCCAGTGGGCGTGCCATGTCGCGGCGGCGGCTGACGAAGCGCAGGTCACTCTCGATGCGGTCGAGCGCGTCCTGCTCGCCCGGCGTGGCGGCCACTCGGGACTGGGCCCACGCGCACAGGGCGTCCGGGTCCAAGGACAATGCCACGCCCGTCGCGAAGGCCGACGCTGCCTCGCGGCGGGCCTCTTCGTCGAACTCACAAGCAGCAAGAGCCTCCTGGCGCCAGTTGTCCAAAAGGGAGGCAAGGCCGGCAAAAGCGGACGAGGGAAGAACCACCTGCTGGGGGCGCAGACGCCCGGTGACCCGGTACGACTCGTGCAGCGCAGCGGTACGACGGGTGCGCAGCATCCGGCGGTGGAGCCGATACACCTCGGACACATAGGTGCGCAGCGCGCCGATCGCAACGGCCAGCGCATGCCGGTCCGGTCCTGCGACTGCCTGCCTGACCTCACCGATCAAGGCGGCGACTTCAGCGTCTTCAGGGAACGCGGCGCCGATCTCCGTGAGGCGCTTGTTCAGCAGCACGCCAGGAAAATGGGGCTGCAGTCCAAGGAACAGCCGGCCCAGCGCGGAACGCGCCTCCATGCGCCGTCGCAGGTCCTCGGTCGTCGTGTCCCGGTACACGGCCGGGTCGAGCAGTTTGAGCATGGCCAGGAAGGCACGTTCGTTGTGCAGCGCGGGCGTCGCCGACAGCAGCAGCAAGCGCGGGCTGGCGGTGGCAACTTCGGCAAGGCGCGTGTAGCGGCTGGACAGTTCGGGCTGCTCGCTGTGCGCCAGGCGGGCCAGATGGTGCGCCTCATCGACCACGACGAGATCAGCCGGTACCCACGTGTCGGGTGCGTCGTCGCGGGAGTACATGATGCGGGCGCCCGGGAAGTCACCGGTGCGGAACTTGCCCGACAGTTCGCGGCGCCATTGCTCCACGAGGAACGGCGGGAGAATCAGTTGCACGGTGAGGTCGGGCTGGTCCAGCAGGAGTTCCCGCACGACAAGGCCGGCCTCGATCGTCTTGCCGAGACCGACCTCATCGGCCAGGAGGTAGCGCTGCACTGGGTCCTGCAGCACGCGCCACACGGTCTCGACCTGGTGCTCGTACAACTCGATACCGCTCGAGAGGGCGCCGCGCATGCCATGGGCCGCCGAACGCTGCGTCAGGGTGCTCTGCAGGAAGGGGCGCCGCATGTCGGCCAGCAGAGGCGATTCGAGCAGTCCGGCGCCGGCAAAGCCGACGGGGTCGGTCAGCGGCTGGTCCCAGCGGACATACAGGTCCTCTTCGGCAAGGTATCCCTCCCAGTTGCGCGCCCGCACGTGGATGTCCCGATGGGCTGTGGCCTCGATGACGCGCCCGGAGCGCCATGCGGCACCCGTGGGCCAGAACACCCGCGTCTCGGGTGCCAGCGTGAACCGCTTAAGCCCCTTCTTGGGGACGGTGTGACGACTGCGCTCGTCCGGAGGCTGTCCTGGGGTGTCGAAGTACTCGAGGATCAGGCCATCGCCGTCCTTGCCTACGAGTTTGCCTGCACCGAGCGTGTTGGCGCTGGATACGAGCAGGTCGCCTGGGCGCAGCGACAGGCCGCGGGAGGGGTCGCTGCTGCGCGCCGGACGGCTCGCCTTCGCTGTGCGGGGCCGGGCCGGCGCCGCCTTGCCCGCGCCGCCGTCGATGGTCCGTGATCCACGGCATTGCGGGAACCGTGAACAGCCCCAGAAGCAGTTGCCTGCGTTAGGTCCCCGCGATGCGAATTGCATGACCATTTTGGCGCCGCACCGGGGACACAGGACAGCATCATCCGTCACAGGCACACTCCGAAAGAGCAGCGTAGGCAGGCGCCGTCGGCAGGTTAGGACGGCGCAGGCGGCCCGGCGATATTCTGCCGGGCTGCCGGGACGGCCGTGGAGTGCGCACACGCAGGTCCTGACGCACGCGCTGGGTGGAGGCAACGGCAGGCAGTTGCGCGTCCGTGCGGAGCGGGGCGCCCACGTGGTGCACGTGTCCGCTACCCGGCGCCGACTGACGATGCAGAACACCACGTCGGCAGGCTGGGGAGCCGACCGACCCACGCGTCGGTGCACGGACATGCGCAGCGGTGCAGTGTGCCAGCAGCACGGATTCCTCTACGGCCTCACAGCTGGTGAATGTGGAGCTTTCCCACTTGTGTAAGACGGCACGCCCACACCTCCAACAACCGGCAAAGCAGCACAACTCCCCCACGCTCAGCCTTGGCATTGCACTTCCTTCACAAGGTGCTCACATCCAGCTGGTTGCAGCGTAACCGGAGCCACTGACAGTGCCTCCGCCCGGGCGTACCGGTCTGCCGCGGCCCCGCGACGGAAAAATGCTGCTCACCATGCCGGAAGCTCCCCCTGCCCCGCTCGACGTCACCACGGTCGCGTACCAACTCGCGCCACCCCGCCCCCTACGGCATGTTCAGCGCACGTTGGCGGTGATCGTGCCGTTCACGATCACCATGGAATACCGATCTATGAGGCACGTGCAAGGCGATGGACTGTTTCCACCAAAGCAGTGTGTCTGACGGGAGGCGGACGGGGCCGCCCGGGGAGCGATTGGAGCCAGGCCGATAAGCCGACGCGGCCCTTCAGACGGCAGATGTAGGCGAGGTGTTCGAACGTTGCAGCGGAGCGAGTCGGGCGCTGTGCGCTCGATGGCCAACGGTACGCCGCACGAGGAGGCCG contains the following coding sequences:
- the dpdF gene encoding protein DpdF, with translation MTAQLDIIQRMVLGKEASTEQLTGPHRRFADAWRSPLAGPAFSGDIAALLAQMLRHQAGVTGQRHHELEINLHDRGIDLQALQRAHLRVERFGATRHTVRLGDAWTPDWLHGDPRWIDLACASPGPFVFADNTTVETSARPNSPVPVDPALHAIAPDIDHYRSRSQASAVRTASLADPASTLHVVLPTGTGKSLVGLAPGLLRQRGTTIVVLPTIALALDQERHMRKRFPASVLPRELAYHSDRVSEERAAIKERLREGRQRILLTSPEALVRGFTATLRTLAASGQLTNLVIDEAHLVRLWGLSFRPEFQIVASLVGELRELATGAGHPPPRVTLLSATLSAPSLQLNDQLFAGSAESLFVGSTFLRSELRYFLGTTTSSGARMERLVEAMHHLPRPAIIYTTKKEPARTIAERLRAAGFARTAVFHGGLGSAERLGIMRGWSGDDGPTTTDIVVGTSAFGLGVDQSDVRTVVHACVPASVDRFYQEVGRAGRDGHAALSVWLPALPDAAEGQQVENATVIGDVKAWNRWQAMRDQDLSPKEAGNGLVLDTTVVPEHGDEPSDANQLWNRNTLVLMERANLITITRLAPPVVERIPGESEQAWQARFDKEWTAFVSHVPVRLRPHVANLDQETLEAALQRTRAEIKNAEATSTARITRLLERRECWGRVLSEEYTYTGIGAMGASQNVAPACSGCPAEGHAHQPILHTARPLVAEALMPDLGRSPSAALANLAAGHPSIVVTYSSGRLRTALSNLIQSCVTNGVRGIVAPDALLGLPAIRTASRFADEGLVVVDPLRTGGVPARLSVPSLILMDHGQTPPLSWLAPTSGPLRVVVVPEDMPDPAYPDALIKSIRSPHWTIDDFLRRL
- the dpdE gene encoding protein DpdE is translated as MVMQFASRGPNAGNCFWGCSRFPQCRGSRTIDGGAGKAAPARPRTAKASRPARSSDPSRGLSLRPGDLLVSSANTLGAGKLVGKDGDGLILEYFDTPGQPPDERSRHTVPKKGLKRFTLAPETRVFWPTGAAWRSGRVIEATAHRDIHVRARNWEGYLAEEDLYVRWDQPLTDPVGFAGAGLLESPLLADMRRPFLQSTLTQRSAAHGMRGALSSGIELYEHQVETVWRVLQDPVQRYLLADEVGLGKTIEAGLVVRELLLDQPDLTVQLILPPFLVEQWRRELSGKFRTGDFPGARIMYSRDDAPDTWVPADLVVVDEAHHLARLAHSEQPELSSRYTRLAEVATASPRLLLLSATPALHNERAFLAMLKLLDPAVYRDTTTEDLRRRMEARSALGRLFLGLQPHFPGVLLNKRLTEIGAAFPEDAEVAALIGEVRQAVAGPDRHALAVAIGALRTYVSEVYRLHRRMLRTRRTAALHESYRVTGRLRPQQVVLPSSAFAGLASLLDNWRQEALAACEFDEEARREAASAFATGVALSLDPDALCAWAQSRVAATPGEQDALDRIESDLRFVSRRRDMARPLADALTYLFKARERVVVFCPTPQLAGELVGAFKEVLPGAVYQHLASDSPAASEQAVRDFEQSRMAAVLVADHSAEEGRNLQFADLLIHVGLPPRANRLEQRIGRCDRWDARREGGAWRSYWVAETTDPQSFAAAWMQILSEGFAVFDTSIASLQHAVDAATDAAWDLLFEHGADAAPDAIRMVRTMLEDEVKRVQEQDALDSIEAPADERSVYGRMMASESQAASFADVTDALLSSRRAAGNLRFAPAGDPAHAIGSYEPVSRLAAGHVQMPLVSAARLQRDFVPLAGHRGTFVRKVAVEHEDVRLYRYGDQFIDAVSDFLWNDDRGRAFGMWRWIPTWPYAERLAYRFDYAIEAQPLQASPESDLLDQLAAAWTSDLVDLPSLRRRADALFPPLIATVWTDADGTPITDGRHLDALQARYAKPTPAEPGGDYALNSERIKHAYAFIPADQWAPRWRAAEHSAQRLVHSNDAVEATRTRALAMAETDIATRLRQLRLRAARSEGNERAELEEEVETEALAGQALMTALQTPSLRLDSTGVVVVSGRSPEQDGCV
- the dpdH gene encoding protein DpdH, translating into MTWRGTLPAACWEAREAPAIIPVEAESTSNGVFLATHTSIPILLRDRVDSAVGGTIVDEHNLRRAVEELPADQPIIPILGKSGTGKSHLIRWLRINLKPNDATRLIFVPKHRMSLRGILELILEHATSERAAEVRAKVAAASDAAADETTAQLRLRNELAVLVETRGADKDGTPEENDLRAFLASAEGLPALLGDLVFRRRLLTDNGPIARLVREKLSGKGSEDKEDAFGFTAADLDLSVDDVSRAGVDAASVASALASDAPLRDLAAKMLNEQLGPAVSEVFGIGGDDLKQLLVELRLDLQRQGLELLLLIEDFSIFQGIQGGLIDAITLLPTETLALCPMRVVMAVTTGYFVNQMPETVYTRTYKVFDLELPADMTAPFDPARFAARYLNAVRVGSQEIDKHRTDERPEPNHCQQCPVRDKCHQAFGEVEGVGLFPFSRTALDRAIRSQSKGDAFVARDVLTRVLRPVLHRDQTELDEGRFPSTGFESDFRTGALDILDNVEDQVRLRTPGDPELSERRVRMVRFWGPGHGPQNLHPTIHEAFAIPPLPDLITEQQTLPHRPAVQEPVLPLNGTQTPIVVAPPTPPPPTSAPARPSPAASKPTLVQAVDEWHKTGQLVQSHRNDLRKIVHTAVIGCLGLEDGYGGDSGDWTKARAEFTPSFDAKTSIALDGSALQTALISIDHRNVEDVRVLRALAWVNAKGSWEDVPQGDALQSLCVNRVQEWADSVSAFLLPSEGDDAELGRLAHALLSVSKALGIADSFKSDTLSRVRALFASPPKLADPVRPHMRQLQDRFVDPKADRNLLQQRLLRLTSYRQGAGKPLAIDLPRLVRALRDNAAEVPWPEHVPEQIRKAADDIQKRTTTLDPMLDETRRLTPDVSDLGGDVAQVAHALNTLLSDLAALGQSANSINLPALHDAAKAVKPSDLKKVTDLTEGLNAWSTLTADQRLRLMTQDERPALRIRAWLEPALEAVNALEQKLQAGPASEAQREYDETLQRLMAGLETLSREVMDVAGCEGGA
- the dpdG gene encoding protein DpdG, with translation MAVLNPPRSLPALGRSIINFLTGSRRVWTEEELIEAFRPPGLNEDSSSFEGVAHTVYTFRAIGMLCSDTAGVITVSDTVAATGGTLSPAAFRRTLQKHALDLDRDGDPWQTGPGESLTGGARDLLRAMSWFLAQDALGRPLSWTSGVQALQHAQFPDPDNETWAITNDTRWGAVTRWGQALGLAAPSLVQARSGLVPLPVVAINDVLDELPAGQMPIAEFLGQLAAKLPVLYGGLVRASLVAYLPDGDPDPGIAQDCADSSVGQALRILQDRGRLVFDTLPDADGIRLSRFDSQRQTHVTLVQGGKR